A genomic region of Papaver somniferum cultivar HN1 chromosome 7, ASM357369v1, whole genome shotgun sequence contains the following coding sequences:
- the LOC113298383 gene encoding ELL-associated factor 2-like codes for MAKNNREEPSTAPQADQWYNLTLGSSFKDDSSTKKFCTLRYEFKPASIDKNQPGSLHKSKDNKVTVEFRNNVPGKPNVTFEGSSEDYKDNDAVLFFDGSTFRLERLHRAVKRLRHVRLPGDSLNSALPLPSPAVPNQYSSSVDFTHASPSPLGKSVNSRTPNKTFVHLPESVEVEQVDIGGSDPEEGLGTKVTTDRPVIDYTSASPNPSTVLRQDHKSDEIEGHLDVTGDCDVTGSSPHQLPKIVNPVSGHEQLKFGGFDINLPSQNDSDNEIADVDVSDDEPEKGPNAAEALRAQVMNEEGGGHSTSSSDSSGSGRSSDSASSSSDSEASEDVSITSD; via the exons ATGGCGAAAAATAACAGGGAAGAACCCAGTACAGCTCCACAGGCCGATCAGTGGTACAACCTAACACTAGGTTCCTCCTTCAAAGATGATAGTTCCACCAAGAAATTCTGCACTTTAAGAT ATGAGTTCAAGCCTGCATCAATAGATAAGAACCAACCAGGGTCTCTTCACAAGAGCAAAGACAACAAGGTAACCGTCGAATTCCGCAACAATGTACCTGGAAAACCCAATGTAACTTTTGAAGGTAGTAGTGAGGATTACAAAGACAATGATGCCGTCCTCTTCTTTGATGGTAGCACTTTCCGTTTGGAGCGCCTTCATAGAGCTGTTAAGCGGTTGAGGCATGTCCGACTACCGGGGGATTCATTAAACTCTGCTTTGCCTCTCCCTTCCCCCGCTGTGCCCAATCAGTATTCATCTTCTGTGGATTTCACTCACGCATCTCCTTCTCCACTTGGAAAGTCAGTAAACTCACGGACGCCTAATAAAACCTTTGTTCACCTGCCTGAGTCG GTTGAAGTTGAACAAGTTGATATTGGGGGATCAGATCCAGAGGAGGGTCTAG GTACAAAAGTTACTACTGATAGGCCAGTTATTGATTATACATCTGCTTCACCAAATCCCTCAACTGTACTGCGACAAGATCATAAGAGTGATGAGATCGAGGGGCACCTGGATGTCACTGGCGATTGTGATGTTACTGGTAGTAGTCCACATCAACTGCCTAAAATTGTTAATCCTGTTAGTGGACATGAACAACTGAAGTTTGGGGGGTTTGACATCAATCTGCCGAGTCAGAACGATTCAGACAATGAAATTGCTGATGTAGATGTTAGCGATGACGAGCCTGAGAAGGGACCCAATGCTGCGGAAGCACTGAGGGCACAGGTGATGAATGAAGAGGGAGGAGGGCATAGTACAAGTTCAAGTGACAGCAGTGGTAGTGGAAGGAGCAGTGATAGTGCAAGCAGCAGTAGCGACAGTGAAGCTAGTGAGGATGTGTCTATCACTTCCGACTAA
- the LOC113295208 gene encoding ell-associated factor Eaf-like, which produces MAKNNGEEPSTSPQPDHWYNLTLGSSFKDDSSTKKFCTLRYEFKPAPIDKNQPGSLHNSKDNKVTVEFHNNLPGKPNVTFEGSSEDYKDNDVVLFFDGSTFRLERLHRAFKRLRHVRLPGDSLNSALPLPSPAVPNQYSSSVDFTHACAMHLSAFCSVEKPIKRRVTN; this is translated from the exons ATGGCGAAAAATAACGGGGAAGAACCCAGTACATCTCCACAGCCCGATCATTGGTACAACCTAACCCTAGGTTCCTCTTTCAAAGATGATAGTTCCACCAAGAAATTCTGCACTTTAAGAT ATGAGTTCAAGCCTGCACCAATAGATAAGAACCAACCAGGGTCTCTTCACAATAGCAAAGACAACAAGGTAACCGTCGAATTCCACAACAATCTACCTGGAAAACCCAATGTAACTTTTGAAGGTAGTAGTGAGGATTACAAAGACAATGATGTCGTCCTCTTCTTTGATGGTAGCACTTTCCGTTTGGAGCGCCTTCATAGAGCTTTTAAGCGGTTGAGGCATGTCCGACTACCGGGGGATTCATTAAACTCTGCTTTGCCTCTCCCTTCCCCCGCTGTGCCCAATCAGTATTCATCTTCTGTGGATTTCACTCACGCATGTGCGATGCACCTTTCGGCTTTTTGTTCCGTTGAAAAACCTATAAAACGTAGAGTAACAAATTAA